The following proteins are encoded in a genomic region of Helicobacteraceae bacterium:
- a CDS encoding F0F1 ATP synthase subunit epsilon produces MGVLHLEVITPLGKVFAGNVKSVTLPGADGEFGVLPHHASLVSLLAAGVIDIQKEDDSVESVAINAGYAEIAADNMIVLVDGAVPIMGENESEVAKALDAAKQLLREAHDSRLLLSAVESKIETSARSQL; encoded by the coding sequence ATGGGCGTTTTACATCTTGAAGTAATCACGCCGTTAGGCAAGGTTTTCGCAGGAAACGTTAAAAGCGTAACTCTGCCCGGCGCCGACGGCGAGTTTGGCGTTCTGCCGCATCACGCCTCGCTTGTCTCGTTGCTTGCGGCGGGCGTGATCGACATACAGAAAGAGGACGATAGCGTAGAGAGCGTCGCAATCAACGCCGGCTACGCCGAGATCGCCGCGGATAACATGATTGTGTTGGTGGACGGCGCGGTGCCGATTATGGGCGAAAACGAAAGCGAAGTCGCCAAAGCGCTGGACGCGGCTAAACAACTTTTGCGCGAGGCGCATGATTCGCGCTTGCTTTTATCGGCGGTCGAGTCCAAAATTGAGACTTCGGCGCGCTCTCAACTATAA
- the atpD gene encoding F0F1 ATP synthase subunit beta, translating into MAGKIGEVIQITGPVVDVAFDDYLPQINEAIEIEIEHGDAKRKLVCETAMHLGDKRVRAIAMDGTHGLTRGAQATATGGPISVPVGEVVLGRIFDVTGKAIDEGDEVNVTARWPIHRDPPSFEDQSTKTETFETGIKVIDLLAPYPKGGKVGLFGGAGVGKTVIIMELIHNVAYKYSGYSVFAGVGERTREGNDLYHEMKEGGVLNKVALCYGQMNEPPGARNRVALTGLTMAEYFRDEMGLDVLMFIDNIFRYAQAGSEMSALLGRIPSAVGYQPTLAREMGSFQERIASTKKGSITSVQAVYVPADDPTDPAPASVFSHLDATTVLERRIAEKGIYPAVDPLGSTSRLLDPQIVGEEHYAVARNVQKTLQKYKDLQDIIAILGMDELSEDDKLVVYRARKVERLLSQPFFVAETFTGSAGKYVPLSDTIKAFKEVLEGKYDALPEAAFYMVGGIDEVTAKAESLKAKA; encoded by the coding sequence ATGGCTGGAAAAATCGGCGAAGTTATTCAAATTACCGGTCCGGTGGTTGACGTCGCGTTTGACGACTACCTACCACAGATCAACGAAGCTATAGAGATTGAGATAGAGCATGGCGACGCGAAGCGTAAATTAGTTTGCGAAACCGCTATGCACTTGGGCGACAAGCGCGTTCGCGCGATCGCTATGGACGGCACGCACGGATTGACGCGCGGCGCGCAAGCGACGGCTACGGGCGGACCTATCTCCGTTCCGGTCGGCGAAGTTGTGCTTGGGCGTATTTTTGACGTTACGGGCAAAGCGATCGACGAGGGCGACGAGGTGAACGTTACCGCTAGATGGCCGATTCACCGCGATCCGCCTAGCTTTGAAGACCAAAGCACAAAAACGGAAACCTTTGAAACGGGCATAAAGGTTATCGATCTGCTGGCGCCGTATCCAAAGGGCGGCAAGGTCGGTCTTTTCGGCGGCGCGGGCGTGGGTAAAACCGTGATCATTATGGAGCTAATCCACAACGTCGCATATAAATATAGCGGCTACTCCGTGTTCGCCGGAGTGGGGGAGCGCACGCGCGAGGGCAACGACCTTTACCACGAGATGAAAGAGGGCGGCGTATTGAATAAAGTGGCGCTGTGCTACGGGCAGATGAACGAGCCGCCGGGCGCCAGAAACCGCGTAGCGCTTACCGGTTTAACGATGGCGGAGTATTTCCGCGACGAGATGGGGCTTGACGTGCTGATGTTTATCGACAACATTTTCCGCTACGCGCAAGCCGGTTCCGAAATGTCCGCTCTACTTGGGCGTATTCCTTCGGCGGTGGGCTATCAACCAACGTTAGCGCGCGAAATGGGATCGTTTCAGGAGCGGATCGCCTCGACAAAAAAAGGCTCTATTACCTCCGTTCAGGCGGTTTACGTCCCAGCCGACGACCCGACAGACCCCGCGCCCGCTTCGGTGTTTAGCCACCTTGACGCGACGACCGTGCTTGAACGACGTATCGCCGAAAAGGGGATATATCCCGCCGTCGATCCGCTTGGTTCCACAAGTCGCCTGCTCGATCCCCAAATTGTGGGCGAGGAACACTACGCGGTCGCCAGAAACGTTCAGAAAACTTTGCAAAAATACAAAGATTTGCAGGATATTATCGCGATCTTAGGCATGGACGAGCTATCCGAAGACGACAAGCTCGTCGTCTATCGCGCCCGCAAGGTTGAAAGACTGCTTTCTCAGCCGTTCTTTGTCGCCGAAACTTTTACGGGTAGCGCGGGAAAATACGTGCCGCTAAGCGATACGATCAAGGCGTTTAAAGAGGTGTTAGAAGGCAAATACGACGCGCTGCCCGAAGCGGCGTTTTATATGGTCGGCGGTATCGACGAGGTAACGGCTAAGGCGGAATCGCTTAAAGCTAAAGCGTAA
- a CDS encoding F0F1 ATP synthase subunit gamma — MAALKDIKRRIKSVNNTQKTTSAMKLVSTVKLKRSQEIAMQSRAYSQKLNEMLSTIARQIETYRVGGIESRYFASNEKAEKIDLIFVTADKGLCGGFNYRTIKTVSQKLEEYRENKIKVRLRGIGKKGVEYFRFNHVELYDETIGLSSAPNFERAKEHIAKSANDYMKGLTDRVALIYNGFRNMISQEIREVLLLPVDINRVEPIEERSLLEFEPKGDESILNSLVDRYVEFNLYYALIDSLAAEHSARMQAMESATKNAKELARALTLQYNKARQEAITTELSEIVSGAEAMK, encoded by the coding sequence ATGGCGGCATTAAAGGATATTAAACGGCGAATAAAGAGCGTTAATAACACGCAAAAAACCACTTCGGCTATGAAGCTGGTTTCAACCGTAAAACTTAAACGCTCGCAAGAGATCGCCATGCAGTCTCGCGCCTATTCCCAAAAGCTGAACGAAATGCTTTCCACTATCGCTAGACAGATTGAAACCTATCGCGTAGGAGGGATCGAAAGCAGATATTTCGCTTCCAACGAAAAGGCGGAGAAGATCGATCTGATCTTTGTTACGGCGGACAAGGGATTGTGCGGCGGCTTTAACTACCGCACGATCAAAACGGTGAGTCAGAAGCTGGAGGAATACCGCGAAAACAAGATTAAGGTTCGGCTTCGCGGCATAGGCAAAAAAGGAGTCGAGTATTTTAGGTTTAACCATGTGGAGTTATACGACGAGACGATCGGGCTAAGCTCCGCGCCTAATTTTGAGAGAGCCAAAGAGCATATAGCAAAATCGGCTAACGACTATATGAAAGGGCTTACCGATCGCGTGGCGCTAATATACAACGGCTTTAGGAATATGATTTCGCAGGAGATACGCGAAGTGCTTTTGCTGCCCGTAGATATAAATCGCGTGGAGCCGATCGAGGAGCGTTCGTTGCTTGAATTTGAGCCAAAGGGCGACGAATCTATTCTTAACTCTTTGGTGGATCGTTACGTGGAGTTCAACCTCTACTACGCGCTGATCGACTCTCTAGCGGCGGAACATAGCGCTAGAATGCAGGCTATGGAGAGCGCCACGAAAAACGCCAAAGAGTTGGCTAGAGCGCTTACGTTGCAATACAACAAAGCCCGCCAAGAGGCGATCACGACCGAGCTTAGCGAGATCGTCAGCGGCGCGGAAGCAATGAAATAA
- the atpA gene encoding F0F1 ATP synthase subunit alpha, producing the protein MALKTEEISAIIRDRIENFELKLDIQEVGKVVSIADGIARVYGLKNIMAEEIVEFEGGEKGLALNLDEDSVGVVVLGKATAIVEGTAVKRTGKLLSAPVGDGMIGRVVNALGEPIDGKGPIEAAKIRFVEEKAPGIMARKSVHEPLQTGIKAIDALVPIGRGQRELIIGDRQTGKTTVAVDTIISQKGQDVVCIYVAIGQKQSTVAQVVRRLEEHGAMDYAIIVSAAASESAAMQYLAPYAGVTMGEYFRDSSRHALIIYDDLSKHAVAYREMSLLLRRPPGREAYPGDVFYLHSRLLERSAKMSDAKGAGSLTALPIVETQAGDVSAYIPTNVISITDGQIFLETDLFNSGVRPAINVGISVSRVGGAAQVKAMKQVAGSLKGDLAQFRELQAFSQFASDLDEVSRKQLERGQKMVEALKQPPYSPLAVEKQVAVIFAASRGYLDNVPVSAVGRFESELYPFLEAKYPHILESIRSKKQLDKDAEAELKKALEDFLSVFNAN; encoded by the coding sequence GTGGCGCTTAAAACGGAAGAGATTAGCGCGATCATTCGCGATCGAATCGAAAACTTTGAACTGAAACTCGATATTCAAGAGGTCGGCAAAGTCGTATCGATTGCCGACGGCATCGCAAGGGTTTACGGGCTAAAAAATATTATGGCGGAAGAGATCGTCGAGTTTGAGGGCGGCGAAAAAGGTCTCGCGCTAAACCTCGACGAGGACAGCGTGGGCGTCGTCGTGCTTGGCAAGGCGACGGCGATTGTAGAGGGAACGGCGGTTAAACGCACGGGCAAACTGCTATCGGCTCCCGTCGGCGACGGTATGATCGGTCGCGTGGTCAATGCGCTGGGAGAGCCAATCGACGGTAAAGGTCCGATCGAGGCGGCGAAAATACGTTTCGTAGAGGAGAAAGCGCCCGGTATTATGGCGAGGAAGTCTGTTCACGAGCCGTTGCAAACGGGTATTAAGGCGATCGACGCGCTTGTGCCGATCGGTCGCGGACAGCGCGAGCTAATTATCGGCGATCGCCAGACGGGTAAAACGACGGTCGCGGTGGATACGATTATCAGCCAGAAGGGGCAGGACGTCGTCTGTATCTATGTCGCTATTGGTCAAAAACAAAGCACGGTGGCTCAAGTCGTCCGTAGGCTGGAAGAACACGGCGCTATGGATTACGCGATTATCGTAAGCGCGGCGGCGAGCGAATCGGCGGCTATGCAGTATCTCGCGCCATACGCGGGCGTTACGATGGGCGAGTATTTCCGCGATAGTTCGCGCCACGCGCTGATTATCTACGACGATCTATCTAAACACGCCGTCGCCTATCGCGAGATGTCGCTACTATTGCGCCGCCCTCCCGGACGCGAAGCGTATCCCGGCGACGTGTTCTATCTGCATTCGCGTCTCTTGGAACGCTCCGCGAAGATGAGCGACGCGAAAGGGGCGGGGAGTTTAACGGCGCTTCCGATCGTGGAAACGCAGGCGGGCGACGTTTCGGCGTATATCCCAACGAACGTTATCTCTATCACGGACGGACAGATATTCCTAGAAACCGATCTGTTTAACTCCGGCGTTAGACCCGCCATTAACGTAGGTATTTCCGTTTCGCGCGTCGGCGGCGCGGCTCAAGTCAAGGCGATGAAGCAGGTCGCGGGATCGCTTAAAGGCGATTTGGCGCAGTTTAGAGAGCTACAAGCCTTTAGCCAATTTGCCAGCGATCTTGACGAGGTGAGCCGCAAACAGCTAGAGCGCGGGCAAAAGATGGTCGAGGCGCTTAAACAGCCGCCCTATTCGCCGCTCGCGGTAGAAAAGCAGGTCGCGGTTATCTTCGCCGCCTCTAGGGGCTATTTAGACAACGTTCCCGTTAGCGCGGTCGGTCGTTTTGAGTCGGAACTCTATCCGTTCTTAGAAGCGAAATATCCGCATATTCTAGAGAGCATTCGCTCCAAAAAGCAGCTTGATAAGGACGCCGAAGCGGAACTAAAAAAGGCTTTGGAGGATTTCCTAAGCGTATTTAACGCGAATTAG
- a CDS encoding F0F1 ATP synthase subunit delta: MNDKLAAKRYAAALVAAAKEKELAEILSSLDAVASLFSNKKFTEKIKSPLMPNAEKVNAIVSAFGAAPRRESNSGSQKTSKQEASVSPSLTKLSNLIALLAEKNRLCALPHIVKEVKIALAGKRSSYEGIVDAQTPIDKAKLDALAKSLTKRLGAEIKLTQSNRRYDGVRAAIDDLGVEVDFSKTRISSQILGHILRGL; the protein is encoded by the coding sequence ATGAACGATAAACTAGCCGCGAAGCGATACGCCGCCGCGCTGGTCGCCGCCGCGAAAGAAAAGGAGCTTGCCGAGATTTTATCGTCCCTAGACGCCGTCGCTTCGCTATTTTCAAACAAAAAATTTACGGAGAAGATTAAATCTCCTCTTATGCCAAACGCCGAGAAAGTAAACGCGATCGTCTCGGCGTTTGGCGCCGCGCCAAGACGCGAATCAAATAGCGGCTCGCAAAAAACGAGCAAGCAAGAGGCGAGCGTTTCGCCGTCCTTAACTAAGCTGAGCAATCTAATCGCCCTGCTTGCCGAAAAAAATCGTTTATGCGCTTTGCCGCATATCGTTAAAGAGGTTAAGATCGCGCTTGCGGGCAAACGTTCGTCTTACGAGGGGATCGTGGACGCGCAAACTCCGATCGACAAGGCGAAGTTAGACGCTCTAGCTAAATCTCTAACCAAACGGCTTGGCGCGGAGATCAAACTAACGCAGTCTAACCGCCGATACGACGGAGTAAGGGCGGCGATCGACGATCTCGGCGTAGAGGTCGATTTTTCAAAAACGCGAATTAGCTCCCAGATTTTGGGGCATATTCTGCGCGGACTATAA